The following nucleotide sequence is from Aggregicoccus sp. 17bor-14.
GCCTCGTGTCCCGAGGCGCGGCGCGGCCCGCGGCTGGACGAGAGGCCCGAGGCGCGCGGCTCCTCGCCCTTCTTTCGCCGGGGCGAGGACGAGGAGGGCGCTCCTCGCGAGGAGGAGGAGGAGCCCACCTCCGAGAGAGAGCGGGAGCTGCTGGCCCTGCAGGCCCAGACGGCGGAGACGGAGGGGTTCGATTCCGGGAGGGAGGCACGCGAGCTCCTGGCACTGAGGGCCGGGATGCAGGGGGTGGCACCGGGGCGGTGGGCGGAAATTGCGGAGGGGAGAGAGGGCAGCGGCGACGCGGGGGCGGAGGATGCCGCGGCGCAAGAGGTGGAGGAGGGCGCGGCGTACTTCGAGCAGCTGCTCGGGGAGGACGGGCCGGCATCGCCTCCGCGCCCGCGGGAGGAGACGGACAGCGTCCCGCGCCCGTGGGAGGAGGGCGCTTCGGACGATGTGGACGAGGTCCCTTCGCTCCTCACGGAGATGGCGGAGGCACGCCGGCGTGAAGAGGAGGCCGAGCGGCTTGCAGCGGCGCGCCAGGGTGAAGTGGAGGCGCGGGCCACTCGCCACGCGCGTGCCCTGCATGTGGACACGGACGGCGCGCCCCATCCACGGCAGTGGATGCAGCAGCTGCTCGAGCGCGGCGTGAGGGACGGCGCGCTGCGCGAGGCGCCCCTCGGGGTGCTGGTGTCGGTGGCCTGGGGCGCGCTCGCCCTCTTCGCGCAGCGCGCGCTGCACGAGTCGGTGGATGCGGACGAAGCGGGTGTCGCTGCCGAGGCCGTGTGGGCGGCCATTCGCCGCGAGGTGCCCGCGCCGGCACCGTCCCCTGGCCCGGCACCGGGACGCCCGCAGGATGACTCCTCCGATGCACCGGACGCTCCGCCAGAGGAGGACGCGGCGCCCGGTGGCTCGGGTCGCTCAGGCGGGGCGACTGCGGCCGGCACTCGCGAGGAGCTCCCCGCGCACCCCGGGCCCCTGCTCCGAAAGCGGGCGGATGCGCCTGCGGGGCGGGAGGCGAGTGAGGCGGGCGGGGGAGCCGATGCTCCTGAATCGCGCAGCGCGGTGAACGCTGCCTTCGTCCCGCGGACCTCCGGCTGTCCGCGACCCGACCGCCCCACCACGCGCGCGTTGACCGGCGCAGCACCCCGGTGTGGCAATCCCCGCCATGCGCCCCTGCCCGCCGCTGCCGCTGCTGCCGCTCGCGAGGCGCAGGGGCGAGGTGCGCCCGTGCGGATGGCGGCTGCCGGCGCTCGCGCTCGCCGTCCTCCTGGCGGCCGCGACGGGCTGTCGGCGCGAGCCGCCCTCCGGCGGCGAGGCGGGGGCGCCCGGCCGGGTGCGGCTCGTCTTCAAGCACCAGCCGCTGTGGGGGGACCCCGCGCCCTTCCGTGCCCTGCTGGACTCCTTCCGCCGCGCACACCCCGAGGTGGAGCTGGTCACCGAGGCGCTGCCCAACGCCTCGGACCTCGCGCACCAGTACTTCCTCACCGCGCTGGAGGGGCGCGCGCAGGACTTCGACGTGCTCGTGGCAGACGTGGTCTGGGTGCCCGAGTTCGCGCGCGCCGGGTGGATCGCCGACCTCTCGGACGCCTTCCCACCCGAGCGCCTGCGCGCCGACTTCCTGCCCGGCCCCGCCGAGGCGGTGCTCGTGCAGGGGCGCACCTACGCGGTGCCCTGGTACCTGGACGTGGGGGTGCTCTACTACCGCACCGACCTGGTGCCGCGCGCGCCGCGCACCTACGCGGAGCTGGAGCGCTTCACCCGCGAGGCGCTCGCCCACGGCCCTCCCGGCTTGCAGGGCTACCTGTGGCAGGGCCGCCAGTACGAGGGCCTCAACTGCAACGTGTACGAGGCCCTCTGGGGCCACGGCGGCGAGGCGGTGGCGCCGGACGGCCGCGTCCTGCTCGACACCCCCGAGGCCCTCGCCGCGCTCGGCTACCTGCGCGGCCTCATCACCTCGGGTGTCTCGCCCGGCAGCGTGACGGCCGCGGGCGAGGAGGAGGCGCGCCGCGTCTTCCAGGACGGGCGCGCCGTCTTCATGCGCAACTGGCCCTACGCCTGGGCGGAAGCGCAGGCCCCCGGCAGCCCCATCCGCGGCCGCGTGGGACTCAGCACCCTGCCCACGGAGGACGGGCGCCCCGGCGCCGGTGCGCTCGGAGGCTGGCAGCTCGCGCTCAACGCCCACAGCCCCCCGGAGCGCCGCCGCGCCGCCGAGCAGCTCATCGCGCACCTCACCTCGCTCGAGGCCAACGTGCAGCTCGCCCTGCACTACGGACGCAACCCGCCGCGCCGCGCCGCCTACGACGACGCGCGCCTGCGCGCCCAGGTGCCCTTCATCGCCCAGCTGCGCACCATGGCGGAGGCCGCGCGCCCCCGCCCCGTCACCCCCTACTACGCGCTGCTCTCGGACGTGCTGCAGGGCGAGTTCAGCGCCGCCGTGTCCGGCCTGCGCCCGCCGGAGGAGGCCCTCTCGCGGGCCCAGGCGCGCGTGGACCACCTGATGGGGAGGGACCGGTGAGCGGCCGCCCCAGCGCCTTCGCGCGCGAGCGGCGCCAGGCGCTCGTGCTCGTGGCGCCCGCCGTGGCGGTGCTCGCGCTGGTGGCGCTCTACCCGCTCGCGGCCGCGCTGCTGCTCAGCCTGCAGCGCGTGGTGCTGGTGTTCGGCGAGCGCGAGTTCATCGGGCTGGGCAACTACCGCTTCCTCCTGCACGACGCGCGCTTCTGGAGCGCCCTGGGCAACACCGCCTACTTCACCTTCGTGGCGGTGGGGCTGGAGCTGCTGCTCGCGGTGCCGCTCGCGCTGCTGCTGCACGCGCGCTTTCGCGGCCGCGGGCTCCTGCGCGCCGGCGTCCTCATCCCCTGGGCCATCCCCACCGTGGTGAGCGCGCGGCTGTGGGCCTGGCTCTTCAACGCGGACTACGGCCTGGTCAACGCGCTGCTGCCGGGCCCCCCGCTCAACTGGCTCGGCAGCCCCCGGCTCGCGCTGCACGCGGCCATCCTCGTGGACGTGTGGAAGACCACCCCCTTCGTCGCGCTGCTGCTGCTCGCCGGCCTGCAGGGCATCCCCGAGGAGCTGTACCGGGCGGCGCGCGTGGACGGGGCGGGAGCCTGGCGCACCTTCCGCTCCATCACCCTGCCGCTGCTGCGCCCGGCGCTCGCGCTCGCGCTGCTCTTTCGCGCGCTCGATGCCTTCCGCGTCTTCGACGCCCTCTACGTCCTCACCGAGGGAGGCCCCGCCAACAGCACCGAGACCCTCAGCCTCTACGCGTACAAGACGCTGATGCGCTCGGGGGACTTCGGCTACGGCTCCACGCTCGCGGTGGCCACCTTCCTGTGCGTCGCGGCGCTCGCGCTGGTGCTGGTGCGGCTGGTGGGAAGGGAGCGCACCGCGTGAGGCGCCCGGCGCCAGCAGGCGAGGGCCCGGGGCTCGCGCGCGCGCTCGCGTGCGCGGCCTTCCTCGCCTTCTTCCTCGGCCCCTTCGCCTGGCAGCTGCTCACCAGCCTGCGCCCGGAGGACGAGCTCACCCGCGCAGGGCTCCCCACCCACCTCACGCTCGCGTCCTACGCGAGCGTGCTCGCGGGCGGCGCCTTCCTCAGGGCGGTGGCCAACTCGCTCCTGCTCGCGGCGGCCACCACCGCGTTCTGCC
It contains:
- a CDS encoding ABC transporter substrate-binding protein — translated: MAIPAMRPCPPLPLLPLARRRGEVRPCGWRLPALALAVLLAAATGCRREPPSGGEAGAPGRVRLVFKHQPLWGDPAPFRALLDSFRRAHPEVELVTEALPNASDLAHQYFLTALEGRAQDFDVLVADVVWVPEFARAGWIADLSDAFPPERLRADFLPGPAEAVLVQGRTYAVPWYLDVGVLYYRTDLVPRAPRTYAELERFTREALAHGPPGLQGYLWQGRQYEGLNCNVYEALWGHGGEAVAPDGRVLLDTPEALAALGYLRGLITSGVSPGSVTAAGEEEARRVFQDGRAVFMRNWPYAWAEAQAPGSPIRGRVGLSTLPTEDGRPGAGALGGWQLALNAHSPPERRRAAEQLIAHLTSLEANVQLALHYGRNPPRRAAYDDARLRAQVPFIAQLRTMAEAARPRPVTPYYALLSDVLQGEFSAAVSGLRPPEEALSRAQARVDHLMGRDR
- a CDS encoding carbohydrate ABC transporter permease — translated: MSGRPSAFARERRQALVLVAPAVAVLALVALYPLAAALLLSLQRVVLVFGEREFIGLGNYRFLLHDARFWSALGNTAYFTFVAVGLELLLAVPLALLLHARFRGRGLLRAGVLIPWAIPTVVSARLWAWLFNADYGLVNALLPGPPLNWLGSPRLALHAAILVDVWKTTPFVALLLLAGLQGIPEELYRAARVDGAGAWRTFRSITLPLLRPALALALLFRALDAFRVFDALYVLTEGGPANSTETLSLYAYKTLMRSGDFGYGSTLAVATFLCVAALALVLVRLVGRERTA